Genomic segment of Caproiciproducens sp. NJN-50:
TCAAATCCGCGGAAAGCAATCGGATCACTTTAAGCCACAAGGAGCTTCTGGGGAACTGGGAAGAAAATGCCGCCATGCTTTCCGCCGGGGAAACGGTCGCAGGGATCGTTCGTTCCGTGGAGCCCCCGAAATTTTTGTGGAGCTTACGCGCAAACCTCACCGGGCTTGCGAAAATAAAGGAGGATGTTTTCCCCGGCCAGCAAGCGAGCGTTTACATAAAAAGCATTCTCCCGGCCCGTATGAAAGTGAGTCTGGCGATCATTGATACATTCGACTTTTCATACCGGCCTTCCGCTCCGAAATACTTTTTCAGCGGGAAGCACATGGACCGCTTCGTCTATTCCCCTCCTGAAAGCGGAAAAGAGATCACGGTGGATTTTTAAGAGCCGCTTATCATGATTCGCGCATGCGGGACGGTAAGCCGTCCTCTTTTTCCGCTTCCTCCCATATGACAAAACACTGCAAAGAACGCCGCTGGAATTGAAATTCCGACGGCGTTCTTTCCGTACCCGGAGGAGAGGCGACGACTTTCTCATTCGTGTTTTTTTAATTTTAGCAAATTTTTACAGAATCATACTTGACAAAGTTTATCCAGAATGATATATTATAAATATCATAAAACAATTTGGAGGAAGCAATGTGCTAATTACACGGGAAACGGACTATGCCATACGAATTCTCCGCGCACTCGCCGGCGAAACGCAAATCACGACCGCCGAAATCTGCAAGAAAGAGTTGCTTCCGCAGCAGTTTGCGTATAAGATTCTGAAAAAACTGCAAAAGAGCGGGCTTGTCAGTGTCACCCGAGGAAAAGACGGAGGATGCCGCCTGATAGGAGATCTCCGAAAAGTAAGCCTCTACGATCTGATGGAGATTACGGATTCCGACAAATCCGTCAGCGCCTGCACCCAGCCCGGATTTCCCTGCGCGTGGCGTCAAAAATACGGCAAGCCGTGCAAGGTTCATCAGCATCTGCAGCGGCTGCAGGACAGGCTGGATCAGGAATTAAAGGCGGTTTTGCTTTCTGAAATCTTATCTGACTGCGATTGAGCAATTTAAAATCGCCTGAAATTTTTCAGGCATTAAAGTGGATAGACATTGTCAAGCATAGTTTCGGCCAATTTCCATCCGGAATTCAGCATCCAGACATGATCGGGGCTGAATTTCATAAAATACAACACAATCATGATTTAAGGAGGCAGTTGAATGTTTTTCAAAACTACGGAAGAACAGGAAGCATTTCGCGCAGAAATCCGCGAGTTCGCGGAGTCTGAAATCAAGCCCCTGACATCCGCTCTTGACGAGGAAAACCGGTTTCCGGCGGAGATTGTCCAAAAGATGGGCGAACTGGGATGGATGGGCGTCCCCTACCCCAAAGAATACGGCGGCATGGGACTTGACATCACCAGCTACGCCATCGCCGTGGAGGAGCTTTCCCGGGTTGACGGCGGTACCGGCGTCATCCTGTCGGCCCACGTTTCGCTCGGCTCCTGGCCGATCTTCGCCTATGGCACGGAAGAACAGAAACAAAAATATCTGGTTCCTCTGGCAAAAGGTGAAAAACTGGGCGCATTCGGCCTGACGGAATCAAATGCCGGGAGCGACGCCAGCGGGACGGAAACCATCGCGGTGCGCGACGGAGACGATTACATGCTCAACGGCGGAAAAATCTTTATCACCAACGCCGACATTGCCGACACCTACGTTGTCTTTGCCGTCACGACCCCCGACATCGGCTCGCACGGCATCAGCGCTTTCATTGTGGAGAAGGGCTGGAAAGGGTTCACGTTCGGCGAGCATTACAACAAAATGGGAATCCGCTCCTCCTCCACCGCCGAGCTGATTTTTAACGACGTCAGAGTTCCAAAGGAAAACCTTCTTGGGAAAGAAGGAGACGGATTTAAAATCGCCATGTCCACTCTGGACGGAGGCAGGATCGGAATTGCCTCCCAGGCGCTGGGCATCGCCCAGGGCGCCTATGAGAGCGCGCTGGACTACTCCAAGGACCGGATTCAGTTCGGGCGGCCGATCGCCCAGCAGCAAAGCATCGCCTTCAAGCTGGCGGACATGGCGACTAAGCTCCGCGCGGCGCGCTTCCTGGTGTACAGCGCGGCGGAGCTCAAGGAAAACCATGAGCCTTACGGGATGGAATCGGCGATGGCAAAGCAGTACGCTTCCGACAGCGCGCTGGAGATCGTCAACGACGCGCTTCAGATCTACGGCGGCAGCGGCTACATCAAGGGCATCGACGTGGAGCGCGCGTATCGCGACGCAAAGATCTGCACCATCTACGAAGGAACCAATGAAATCCAAAGAGTCGTCATCGCCTCCCATATCATCGGCCGGATGCCGAAGGAAGCCGCGACCGCAAAGCAGCACGGACCGGTCACCGGCGTTCGCAAGAAGATGATCTTCAAGGAAGGGACCGCGAAGGACCAGGTCAACGCTCTGGTCGAATCCCTGAAAGCGGACGGGTACGACTTTACGGTCGGGATCAACATCGATACGCCGATCGTCAAAGCGGAGCGCGTGGTCAGCGCCGGCCGCGGAATCGGAGACAAAAAGAACATGGAGCTCGTCAGGGCTCTCGCCGTTCAGGCCGGCGCCGCCGTCGGTTCTTCCCGCCCGGTTGCCGAGACCCTGCACTATGTGCCTTTAAACCGCTATGTCGGCATGTCCGGCCAGAAATTCAGCGGCAACCTTTATATCGCGTGCGGCATTTCAGGCGCCGGACAGCATCTGAAAGGCATCAAGGATGCGACGACCATCGTCGCGATCAACACGAATCCCAACGCGCCGATTTTCAAAAACTGCGATTACGGCATCGTCGGGGACGTCTTGGAAATCCTCCCGCTGCTGACGGCTGCGCTGGACAACGGAGAGGCGAAACAGCCGGCGCCTCCGATGAAGAAGATGAAGCGCGCCATGCCCAGGAAGATCAAGCACGACTGGAAGCATTATGTCTGCAACGGCTGCGGCTACGAGTACGACCCCGCTGTCGGAGATCCGGAGAGCGATATCCAGCCGGGCACGCTGTTCGAGGCGCTTCCCGAAGAATGGATCTGCCCGGAATGCGGCGAAGAAAAAGAGAATTTCATTGAAGCGTAGGTTCCTGTTTCAAGAAAAGATATGACTGCCGAATCGATTAAAGGGGGATTTGCATTATGTATAGTGTCAGACAGGTAACGGATGATTTGTACTGGGTCGGCGCCAATGACCATCGGCTTGCGCTCTTCGAGAACATCTTTCCCATCCCGGACGGCGTTTCGTATAACTCCTATCTGCTTCTCGATGAACAAACGGTTTTGTTCGATACGGTTGACTGGTCGGCATGCCGGCAGCTCCTGCAGAATGTGGAGCACGTCCTGAACGGCAGGCCGCTGAACTATCTGGTCATCAACCATATGGAGCCGGACCACGGCGCTTCCATCGAAGAAATACTTCTTCGTTACCCGAAAGTCAAAATCATCACCACGGAAAAGGCCGTCATGCTGATGCACCAGTTCGGGTTCCACGTGGACGGACACACGGAAACGGTCAAGGAAGGCGACACAAAATCCTTCGGCAAGCACACGGTCGCGTTTGTCGCCGCACCGATGGTGCACTGGCCGGAAGCCATGGTGACTTTCGACGCCACCAGCGGCGTTCTGTTCTCCGCGGACGCCTTCGGCTCCTTCAAGGCGCTGGACGGCAAGCTGTTCAGCGACGAGGTCAATTTCGACCGCGACTGGATTGACGAAGCCAGAAGGTACTTCACCAACATCGTCGGCAAATACGGCCCGTTTGTCCAGGCATTGCTGAAAAAGGCTTCCACAATCGAAATCAAAACCATTTGCCCGCTTCACGGCCTGATCTGGCGCTCGAATCTCGGCTATTTCCTGGACAAATACGACAAATGGAGCAGATATGAGCCGGAGGAAAAGGGCGTCATGATCGTCTACGCCTCCATGTACGGAAACACGGAGAGCGCGGTCGACGCGCTGGCCGGCAAAATCGTGGAAAAAGGCATGCCGAATGTCGTGATGTACGATGTCTCCAAAACCGACGTATCCTATCTGATCTCGGAAGCATTCCGCCTCAGCCACCTTGTTCTGGCGTCGGTTACGTACAATCTGGGCATTTATCCGCCAATGAAAAACTTTATGATGGACATGAAAGCATTAAATGTTCAGAATCGAACCGTCGCCATTGTTGAAAACGGTTCGTGGGCCTGCAAATCCGGCACGCTGATGCGCGAATTCCTGGAAAACGAAATGAAAGAGATCAACGTCTTGGACGACAAACTGACGCTCAACTCTTCCATGAACGAAGACAATCTTCCAGACCTGGATGCACTGGCCGAAAGCATCGTGCAATCCATGAAATAAGCTTCCAAAGAAAAGTGCCGTTTGCAAAACAGCCTCACTGAAAAGCAACACACAAAAATGCGTCTTGAGCCGGCCTTATTGCCGTTTCAAGACGCATTTCCTTATCTTGGGACTAATATTAAAATATAATGCAAATCATACAACGGCTCCTTACGTTTCTTCCGTGCCGCCTGGATGGTCCGGCTTGTTCCGAAGAGAAAAACCGCCCCCAAAAAGGGACGGTGTAATGCCTTATTCTGGGATCTTCAACTGTTCATCCCGGCTTGAATGGTATTCCTTGGCAGCGCCGATCAGTCCCTGAAACAGTGGATGCGGGCGGTTCGGGCGGGACCTGAGCTCCGGATGGAACTGGGACCCCACAAACCAGGGATGATCCGGCAGCTCCATCATCTCTACAATGCGGTCGTCGGGAGATCTTCCGCAAAAAACGACGCCCGCTTTTTCAAACCGCTCCCTGTAATCGTTGTTGACCTCAAAGCGGTGGCGGTGGCGTTCATAAATCAGAGGGGCGCCTCCGTACATCCGGTATGCTTTTGTGCCCTGCACCAGTTTGCAGGGATATTTTCCTAAACGCATGGTGCCGCCGAGCTGAACCACATCCTTCTGTTCCGGCATCAGATCGATGACATGATTGTTGCTCTGCGGATCGAATTCCGCGGAATTGGCGTCCGTCAAACCAAGAACAAAACGCGCGTATTCCACGAGGGCAAGCTGCATGCCAAGGCAAATGCCCAAAAACGGAATGCCGTTCACACGCGCATAATGAATCGCCGTAATTTTGCCCTCGATCCCTCTCTGCCCAAAACCGCCGGGAACCAGGACACCATCCACATCCGCAAGAATTTCCGAGACATTCTCCTCATTGATCGATTCGGAATCGACCCATTTGATGTCCACTTTCACTTTATTGCCGAATCCGCCGTGAGTCAGCGCTTCGGCGACGCTGAGATAAGCGTCGTGAAGCTCGATATACTTGCCGACCAGCGCGATCGTCACGCTGTCGGTCAGCGACATGGCCGTATTGACCATGGAAATCCATTCAGACAGGTCGGGACCCGGCGTGTCAAGGCCAAAGTGTTTGCAGACAATATCGTCCAGACGCTCTTCGCGCAGGGCAAGCGGAATCGAATATAAAAGAGGCAGGTCAAGGTTTTCAATCACGCAGTTTTCGGCAACATTGCAGAACAGGGCGATTTTTTTCCTGATTTCCGCCCCGATTTCCTTTTCGGACCGCAAAACGATAATGTCCGGCTGGATTCCGATGGAGAGCAGTTCCTTCACGCTGTGCTGGGTCGGTTTGGACTTATGTTCATGGGAACATGCAAGATAAGGAACCAGCGTAACGTGAATAAACAGGCAGTTGGAACGTCCGACTTCCGTGGCGAACTGGCGGATGGCTTCTAAAAACGGCTGGCTTTCAATATCCCCCACCGTTCCGCCGACCTCGATGATCGCTACGTCCACGTTTTCTTTTCCGGCGTAAATGCGGGATTTGATTTCGTTTGTGATGTGAGGGATAACCTGAACGGTTCCCCCGCCGTAATCGCCGTTGCGCTCCTTTTGGATCACGCTCCAGTAAACCCGCCCTGCCGTCACATTGCTGTTCTGGGTCAGATTTTCATCAATAAAACGCTCGTAATGCCCTAAGTCAAGGTCGGTTTCAGCGCCGTCGTCAGTAACAAAAACCTCGCCGTGCTGAAACGGATTCATGGTCCCCGGATCGACGTTCAAATAGGGATCAAACTTCTGCATCGTGATCCTGAGACCTCTGGATTTCAGCAGCCGCCCAAGGGACGCCGCCGTAATCCCCTTTCCCAAACCGGAAACCACGCCGCCTGTTACAAATACATATTTCGCTGACATATTGCCCTCCATCATCTATCTTTATTATTTCATTCTATTGCCGCATCAAACAATACAAAATGATATCGCCCACTGTTCAGCTTTTCAACGGGCGATAGAAATGAATTTATCAAATTAATGTACAACGGTGAACAGACTCCCAATCAGCGGCAGGGGTTCCCTTTTCCCCTGTGCTGCGTGAACCACCCCTATGATCATATAAGATACGATCAGACACCATCCCGTAAACGACAGCAGCCCGCCGATCGCCGTTCCCATCCAGGACAGGACCCCGATTCCGCCGAAAACAAAACCGAAAATTCCCTCTATCATTGCTTTCGCAATCGCCAGTGAGAACATAAGCGCAAATTCAAAAATACTGAGGATGATTCCCTGATTGACGTGAAAGACAACATTCCGGTTTTCACGGTCGGCCAACAGCCCTACAAGCCACAGAATTCCAATGTAGGAAAGGATGGCGAATGCTTTTTCGTCGCTGGGAGGCAAGGGGCCGGCCTTTGGATCCCTTCTCTGCCAATCCTGCGGCGCGCCCATGTAAGGGCCCCGGTAGGTTCGTCTCCAGTCATATCCGCCGCCGGGGTAAGGCTGCCCGCAGCCCGGCTGCCTTTGTTCGGTTGGTGCCTCATTTTGTTCGTTCTGATTCTTTTCATCCATAGCGGAACTGTTCACCCCTCATATTTGACGATTTCCGCTTTTTGAATGGTAACGGTTTCCGTGGGCTTGTCCTGACCGTCCGTGGAAACCGCGGCGATCTTGTCGACCGCATCCATGCCGTCGAAAACCTGGCCGAATACAGTGTACCCCTGTTCAACCACATTATAGTAACCGTCCAGCGCGGGATTTCCTCCGTATTTTGCGTAGGCATCCTTATATTCCTGCGTCACCTTGCTCATATCGACCCAATTTGTACCGTATTGGGAAAGAAACGCTTCCTGATTCTGCTGGTACGCCTCATAGGCTTTCTGATAATTATCCCAGCCGGAAAATGCGGAAGCGGGCGCCTGATTGATGAAAAACTGGCTGCCGTTCGTGTCTTTTCCGGAGTTCGCCATCGCCAAGGCTCCGCGAAAATTCAGCAGGTTGCCGTTAAATTCATCCGCGAATTTCTTGCCCCAAATGCTTTCTCCACCGGTTCCGTTGCCGTTCGGGTCGCCGGTTTGGATCATAAAGTTCTGAATCACTCTGTGGAATATAAGATTGTTGTAATAACCCTTTTGGACCAGCCCCTTGAAATTTTCGACGGCTTTCGGCGCGGCATCCGGAAACAACCGGATTCGGATGGTTCCCATGCTGGTTGTCAGGGCTGCGATTTCCTCGCCTTTCTGCGGGAGTTCCATCTGATAACCGATCTTTTTCCCGTCATCGGGGCGAAGGCGGTTATCCGAAGCGGAGGACGCATTTCCGGAACAAGCCGTTAAAAAAAGCAGTAAGGCACCGAGGCCGATTGATAAAATGCGATTTCTTTTTTCCATTATCATAAATCCTTCCGAAATCACTATCTTGTCTATTTTATAATAGAACCGGCGCAGAATCAAGTATAGAAAGAATTTTTTACAATTTAATAATTATTTTAAGACGTATGACCCATAAAAACAGCGCATATAGATAATCGAAGAAAAAAAGGAGGGAAAAAAATGTTTGAGTACTATCCGGAAGGTTGGATGATCGACACACCCGAAAACCGCGCGGCAACACAAAGTATCTCCGCGGTCAACGACGCCTGCCGGGATGGCCAGATTTTGGAGGGACGTGCGCTGGTCTGTGACGGTTCACATAATCTGCTGGTAGACCTGGGATGCATGAAGGGAATGATTCCCCGCGAAGAAGGAGCCCTCGGAATTCGGGAGGGCACGACGCGGGATATTGCGATTATTTCCAGGGTCAATCGCCCTGTCTGCTTTCTTGTAACCGGCTTTGAAAAAAAAACCGACGGAAACATTACGGCAATCCTTTCCCGGAGGGCAGCCCAGGAAAAATGCATGAAAGAGCACATTTCCAAACTGGTCCCCGGGGATGTGATCGACGCCCGGATCACCCACCTTGAAAACTTCGGCGCTTTCGCGGATATCGGCTGCGGAATCGTCGCCCTTCTCCCGATCGACGCGATCTCCGTGTCGCGTATCGATCATCCGCGCGAGCGCTTTACGGTCGGCATGGACATCCGCACGGTGATTAAATCCGTGGAAAGCAATCGGATCACTTTAAGCCACAAGGAGCTTCTGGGGACCTGGGAAGAAAATGTCGCCATGTTTTCCGCCGGGGAAACGGTCGCCGGGATTGTCCGCTCCGTGGAGCCCTATGGCATTTTCGTCGAGCTCTCTCCGAATCTTGCCGGGCTGGCCGAGACGAAGGAAGACGTTTTTTCCGGCCAGCAGGCGAGTGTTTACATAAAAAGCATTCTTCCGGCCCGCATGAAAGTAAAGCTGGTGATCATCGACACGTTCGATTTTTCCTATCGGCCCGCAGCTCCCAAATACTTTTTCAGCGGAAATCATATGGACCGCTTTGTCTACTCCCCTCCCGGAAGCGAAAAGGAGATTGCGACGGATTTTAAGGAGCACGGCCCATAACTCAGCAGATGCAAAAACGGCGGACTGCCCTGTGAAGTGACGGGCGGTCCGCCGTTTTTCTATATTTCCGTTTTCCTTTTTTGCAGTTTTAAAATATAGGATTCAAGCAGTTCCTTGAAAATTCCGTTCCATTGTATTTTTCCCGTGGGATCCCTATACTTGATCGGATCATAATAAGGGCTGCCGCGCTGCTGAAGAAGAAAATTCAGAGTCTCCGTCCTCCCCCGGAAGCGGAGAAGCACTTCAGCGGCCTTGATGACGGCCATAGCGTTATACGGCACCAGCTCGTAAGCACGCAGGTAATTAGAGTAAGACTCCCTCAGTTCCCCGATCTCTTCCTGCGCCTTCGCAAGATCAATCAACACGCCGGCCCGCCTGGATTCCCCGTAATCCACCTGGATTCCTTCGACCATTTCCATCCTTCCGGAAAGGTCTTCCCAGCCGTCGCTTTCCAGATAACGCTCCGCAAATTGAATCGTCTGCCTGCAGTAGTTTTTTCCAAGCCAGCTGTACGCCTTTTCGCACAGATACAGTTCCATCGGCCCGGCCGGCTTCCCGCACAGTTCGATAATCCTCAGAAAAAGCTCTTCATGGCCGCCCGCCACGTTCTGAATCTGGCCGGCCTCCTTTTCCAGCTTCGGGTCATGAGGGACAGGCTCGCCCAACAGATAGAGCAGCGCGGCCGCGAGTTCAGGATTTTTGTTATTATCGTTTTGCATTAAAATCCTCCGTTCCTTGTTTCAAACCCTCGCGTATCATACGCGCGCGGAGTTTCTGGCGTTCTTCTTCGGTGAGAGCCTCGCCGTTTTCAAAAACCAAAGTTGCCGGCTGGGCTTTGCAGATCATTGTATCCATTTCGCAAACGTCGATTCCTCCGATCAGCCCCGCAGAAATTCCAAGCCGCACGGAACTGGCCCGCCGCAAAAATTCATCAAAGGATAGCAACCTGGCCTTCTGCAGAATCCCAAGGTCGCGAAGAATCGTATCCTGCACAGAAAGCTGACAGATCAAAGCGTCTCTTATTTCGTGTTCACGGGCAATAAGCTGACCGGCCATGCTGAAAAGGTTTGTCAAAGCCTCCTGTTCCGAAAGGCCCATGGTGACCTGATTGGAAAGATGGAAAAACGCCCCTCTCGGGTTCGGTCCAGGCCCGTATGCTCCCCGCAGCGTCAGCCCAAGCTTTGAAAGGTTGTTCGCAATCCTTCCAGTGGACCCGGATTCCATCAAAGCGGGCAGGTGAAGGCGCAGAGTCGCAATCATACCGGTGCCTAAATAGAATGGATTCTGAGACAAATATCCAAGCTGAGAGTCGAAAGCGAAAGACAGCAGCCTGTCGAGGTATGTGTCCAGCTCATCCGCTGAGAAATAAGCCTTTTTCAGCCGTATTCCCGCAGCCCTGGACTGAATGAGCAGATGGTCTTCTCCGTTGACGGCCACGGAAAGGGATTCGTCTTTCGATACCATCAGGCCCCGGCCGTGCCTGTCCGTTGCCATCTCGGCACTGATCAGGCCGTTTTCCGCCAGCGCTACCGCCTGAGCCTCCGACGCAGATTCGAGATCGATCTCGGCAAAATGCGCGTATTCGGAGTCCTGATCCTTTCTAAGCGCCGTCCTGATTTTTTCCAGAACGAAGCGCCGGTCCGACATACTCATTCTGGACGGAAACGGAACGCCGGTAAGATTGCGGGCAAGATTGACAAAGGTACCCGTCGAGACATCGGCATCTTTCTCCGTTGTTTCATACCACTTTTTCATTGCCCGCCTCCCTCCAGTTTGTGGATTTTATCCCGCAAAGCCGCGGCCTGCTCATAATTTTCGCTTTGGATCGCTTCGCGGAGCTGCTGGTGCATCACACTCAGCTGAGCCTTCGGAAGGACCTGCGGCAGGTCTCCTCCCGCCGTCTTGCCTCGGTGTGAAACACTGCCATGTACTTTTCGGAGAAAAGGAGCAAGCTGATTGGCAAAAGTCCGGTAGCATTCCGCACACCCAATCTTCCCGCAGCGTAGAATATCCTGAAAAGCCGATCCACAGCACGGACAGCGCAGCACTCCGGTACTGTTTTCCCCATCCGGAAAAAAATCATTCAAAGTGCTTTCGTATCCGGACAGCATGACAAACAAGAGGTTGGCATATCCCAGTTCACGGGCACATTCCGCGCAGAGCGAATATTCGACCGGTTCTCCGTTTATAATTGCCTTCACCCGGATCACAGACGGTTTTTTCCCGCACGATTCACACAGC
This window contains:
- a CDS encoding UvrB/UvrC motif-containing protein; translation: MLCESCGKKPSVIRVKAIINGEPVEYSLCAECARELGYANLLFVMLSGYESTLNDFFPDGENSTGVLRCPCCGSAFQDILRCGKIGCAECYRTFANQLAPFLRKVHGSVSHRGKTAGGDLPQVLPKAQLSVMHQQLREAIQSENYEQAAALRDKIHKLEGGGQ
- a CDS encoding RrF2 family transcriptional regulator — its product is MLITRETDYAIRILRALAGETQITTAEICKKELLPQQFAYKILKKLQKSGLVSVTRGKDGGCRLIGDLRKVSLYDLMEITDSDKSVSACTQPGFPCAWRQKYGKPCKVHQHLQRLQDRLDQELKAVLLSEILSDCD
- a CDS encoding FprA family A-type flavoprotein, with protein sequence MYSVRQVTDDLYWVGANDHRLALFENIFPIPDGVSYNSYLLLDEQTVLFDTVDWSACRQLLQNVEHVLNGRPLNYLVINHMEPDHGASIEEILLRYPKVKIITTEKAVMLMHQFGFHVDGHTETVKEGDTKSFGKHTVAFVAAPMVHWPEAMVTFDATSGVLFSADAFGSFKALDGKLFSDEVNFDRDWIDEARRYFTNIVGKYGPFVQALLKKASTIEIKTICPLHGLIWRSNLGYFLDKYDKWSRYEPEEKGVMIVYASMYGNTESAVDALAGKIVEKGMPNVVMYDVSKTDVSYLISEAFRLSHLVLASVTYNLGIYPPMKNFMMDMKALNVQNRTVAIVENGSWACKSGTLMREFLENEMKEINVLDDKLTLNSSMNEDNLPDLDALAESIVQSMK
- a CDS encoding DUF4870 domain-containing protein, whose protein sequence is MDEKNQNEQNEAPTEQRQPGCGQPYPGGGYDWRRTYRGPYMGAPQDWQRRDPKAGPLPPSDEKAFAILSYIGILWLVGLLADRENRNVVFHVNQGIILSIFEFALMFSLAIAKAMIEGIFGFVFGGIGVLSWMGTAIGGLLSFTGWCLIVSYMIIGVVHAAQGKREPLPLIGSLFTVVH
- a CDS encoding ATP--guanido phosphotransferase, whose translation is MKKWYETTEKDADVSTGTFVNLARNLTGVPFPSRMSMSDRRFVLEKIRTALRKDQDSEYAHFAEIDLESASEAQAVALAENGLISAEMATDRHGRGLMVSKDESLSVAVNGEDHLLIQSRAAGIRLKKAYFSADELDTYLDRLLSFAFDSQLGYLSQNPFYLGTGMIATLRLHLPALMESGSTGRIANNLSKLGLTLRGAYGPGPNPRGAFFHLSNQVTMGLSEQEALTNLFSMAGQLIAREHEIRDALICQLSVQDTILRDLGILQKARLLSFDEFLRRASSVRLGISAGLIGGIDVCEMDTMICKAQPATLVFENGEALTEEERQKLRARMIREGLKQGTEDFNAKR
- a CDS encoding acyl-CoA dehydrogenase family protein → MFFKTTEEQEAFRAEIREFAESEIKPLTSALDEENRFPAEIVQKMGELGWMGVPYPKEYGGMGLDITSYAIAVEELSRVDGGTGVILSAHVSLGSWPIFAYGTEEQKQKYLVPLAKGEKLGAFGLTESNAGSDASGTETIAVRDGDDYMLNGGKIFITNADIADTYVVFAVTTPDIGSHGISAFIVEKGWKGFTFGEHYNKMGIRSSSTAELIFNDVRVPKENLLGKEGDGFKIAMSTLDGGRIGIASQALGIAQGAYESALDYSKDRIQFGRPIAQQQSIAFKLADMATKLRAARFLVYSAAELKENHEPYGMESAMAKQYASDSALEIVNDALQIYGGSGYIKGIDVERAYRDAKICTIYEGTNEIQRVVIASHIIGRMPKEAATAKQHGPVTGVRKKMIFKEGTAKDQVNALVESLKADGYDFTVGINIDTPIVKAERVVSAGRGIGDKKNMELVRALAVQAGAAVGSSRPVAETLHYVPLNRYVGMSGQKFSGNLYIACGISGAGQHLKGIKDATTIVAINTNPNAPIFKNCDYGIVGDVLEILPLLTAALDNGEAKQPAPPMKKMKRAMPRKIKHDWKHYVCNGCGYEYDPAVGDPESDIQPGTLFEALPEEWICPECGEEKENFIEA
- a CDS encoding S1 RNA-binding domain-containing protein, producing the protein MFEYYPEGWMIDTPENRAATQSISAVNDACRDGQILEGRALVCDGSHNLLVDLGCMKGMIPREEGALGIREGTTRDIAIISRVNRPVCFLVTGFEKKTDGNITAILSRRAAQEKCMKEHISKLVPGDVIDARITHLENFGAFADIGCGIVALLPIDAISVSRIDHPRERFTVGMDIRTVIKSVESNRITLSHKELLGTWEENVAMFSAGETVAGIVRSVEPYGIFVELSPNLAGLAETKEDVFSGQQASVYIKSILPARMKVKLVIIDTFDFSYRPAAPKYFFSGNHMDRFVYSPPGSEKEIATDFKEHGP
- a CDS encoding CTP synthase; its protein translation is MSAKYVFVTGGVVSGLGKGITAASLGRLLKSRGLRITMQKFDPYLNVDPGTMNPFQHGEVFVTDDGAETDLDLGHYERFIDENLTQNSNVTAGRVYWSVIQKERNGDYGGGTVQVIPHITNEIKSRIYAGKENVDVAIIEVGGTVGDIESQPFLEAIRQFATEVGRSNCLFIHVTLVPYLACSHEHKSKPTQHSVKELLSIGIQPDIIVLRSEKEIGAEIRKKIALFCNVAENCVIENLDLPLLYSIPLALREERLDDIVCKHFGLDTPGPDLSEWISMVNTAMSLTDSVTIALVGKYIELHDAYLSVAEALTHGGFGNKVKVDIKWVDSESINEENVSEILADVDGVLVPGGFGQRGIEGKITAIHYARVNGIPFLGICLGMQLALVEYARFVLGLTDANSAEFDPQSNNHVIDLMPEQKDVVQLGGTMRLGKYPCKLVQGTKAYRMYGGAPLIYERHRHRFEVNNDYRERFEKAGVVFCGRSPDDRIVEMMELPDHPWFVGSQFHPELRSRPNRPHPLFQGLIGAAKEYHSSRDEQLKIPE
- a CDS encoding peptidylprolyl isomerase, whose amino-acid sequence is MEKRNRILSIGLGALLLFLTACSGNASSASDNRLRPDDGKKIGYQMELPQKGEEIAALTTSMGTIRIRLFPDAAPKAVENFKGLVQKGYYNNLIFHRVIQNFMIQTGDPNGNGTGGESIWGKKFADEFNGNLLNFRGALAMANSGKDTNGSQFFINQAPASAFSGWDNYQKAYEAYQQNQEAFLSQYGTNWVDMSKVTQEYKDAYAKYGGNPALDGYYNVVEQGYTVFGQVFDGMDAVDKIAAVSTDGQDKPTETVTIQKAEIVKYEG